Proteins encoded within one genomic window of Halorussus salilacus:
- the ctaD gene encoding cytochrome c oxidase subunit I, with the protein MVEAGQIALTVVMGVFLLAVAAFLTRLEDWRSYTPLATGGGYVGEQTGQVHHEKPAGIVRWLTTVDHKDIGMLYGLFGLLSFAWGGIAVLLMRTELAVPEEAIIGANFYNALLTTHGITMLFLFGTPIIAAFGNYFIPLLIGADDMAFPRINAIAFWLLPPAAILIWIGFPLGATDIGISAAETSWTMYTPLSVEQANPGVDLMLLGLHLSGVSATMGAINFIATIFTERGENVGWESLDIFSWTMLTQSGLILFSFPLLGSALVMLLLDRNFGTLFFAAEGGGPMLWQHLFWFFGHPEVYILVLPPMGLVSLILPRFSGRKLFGFKFVVYSTLAIGVLSFGVWAHHMFSTGMDPRIRASFMAVSLAIAVPSAVKTFNWITTMWNGRLRLTAPMLFSIGFVQNFIIGGVTGVFLASVPVDLVLHDTYYVVGHFHFVVMGAIAVAGFAGIYYWFPLYTGRMYQQTLAKIHFWTTMVGSNMTFFAMLFLGYGGMPRRYATYLPQFADWHMVATVGAFIMGFGQLVFVWNIVTSWLEGPRVESGDPWNLEDDGLKTKEWAWFERKRETALAATDGGEEVVPDGGQEINGDEPAEDEA; encoded by the coding sequence ATGGTAGAAGCCGGGCAAATAGCACTCACCGTCGTCATGGGGGTGTTCCTGCTTGCGGTCGCCGCGTTCCTCACGCGCCTCGAGGACTGGCGTTCGTACACTCCCCTCGCGACCGGTGGGGGTTACGTCGGCGAACAGACCGGGCAGGTACACCACGAGAAGCCCGCCGGAATCGTACGCTGGTTGACCACCGTCGACCACAAGGACATCGGGATGCTCTACGGCCTCTTCGGCCTCCTCTCGTTCGCGTGGGGCGGCATCGCGGTCCTCCTGATGCGGACCGAACTCGCGGTGCCCGAGGAGGCCATCATCGGGGCGAACTTCTACAACGCCCTGCTGACGACCCACGGCATCACGATGCTGTTCCTGTTCGGGACGCCCATCATCGCGGCGTTCGGGAACTACTTCATCCCGCTACTCATCGGAGCCGACGACATGGCGTTCCCCCGCATCAACGCCATCGCGTTCTGGTTGCTCCCGCCCGCCGCAATCCTCATCTGGATCGGCTTCCCGCTGGGTGCGACCGACATCGGCATCAGCGCGGCCGAGACCAGCTGGACGATGTACACGCCGCTGTCGGTCGAACAGGCCAACCCCGGCGTGGACCTGATGTTGCTGGGACTGCACCTGTCGGGGGTGTCGGCGACGATGGGGGCGATAAACTTCATCGCGACCATCTTCACCGAGCGCGGCGAGAACGTCGGCTGGGAGAGCCTCGACATCTTCTCGTGGACGATGCTCACCCAGTCGGGACTCATCCTGTTCTCGTTCCCCCTGCTCGGGAGCGCGCTGGTGATGCTCCTGCTCGACCGCAACTTCGGCACGCTGTTCTTCGCGGCCGAGGGCGGCGGCCCGATGCTGTGGCAGCACCTGTTCTGGTTCTTCGGCCACCCCGAGGTGTACATCCTCGTCCTCCCGCCGATGGGACTGGTCAGCCTCATCCTGCCCAGATTCTCCGGCCGAAAGCTGTTCGGATTCAAATTCGTCGTCTACTCGACGCTCGCCATCGGCGTCCTCTCGTTCGGCGTCTGGGCCCACCACATGTTCAGCACGGGCATGGACCCCCGCATCCGGGCGTCGTTCATGGCGGTCTCGCTCGCCATCGCCGTCCCCTCGGCAGTCAAGACCTTCAACTGGATCACCACCATGTGGAACGGCCGGCTCAGGCTCACCGCGCCGATGCTGTTCTCCATCGGGTTCGTCCAGAACTTCATCATCGGCGGCGTCACCGGCGTCTTCCTCGCGTCGGTTCCGGTCGACCTCGTTCTCCACGACACCTACTACGTGGTCGGGCACTTCCACTTCGTCGTGATGGGAGCCATCGCGGTCGCCGGCTTCGCGGGCATCTACTACTGGTTCCCGCTGTACACCGGCCGGATGTACCAGCAGACGCTCGCGAAGATTCACTTTTGGACCACCATGGTCGGGTCGAACATGACCTTCTTCGCCATGCTGTTCCTCGGGTACGGCGGCATGCCCCGTCGGTACGCCACCTACCTCCCGCAGTTCGCCGACTGGCACATGGTCGCCACGGTCGGGGCGTTCATCATGGGCTTCGGCCAGCTCGTGTTCGTCTGGAACATCGTGACCTCGTGGCTCGAAGGCCCGCGCGTCGAGTCGGGCGACCCGTGGAACCTCGAGGACGACGGTCTGAAGACCAAGGAGTGGGCGTGGTTCGAGCGCAAGCGCGAGACCGCGCTTGCGGCCACCGACGGCGGCGAGGAAGTCGTCCCTGACGGCGGCCAAGAGATAAACGGCGACGAACCCGCCGAAGACGAAGCGTAA
- a CDS encoding DNA-directed RNA polymerase subunit K, whose translation MAQQQRYSRYEKARIIGARALQVSYGAPVLVETDETEPILIAAEEYDAGVLPFTVRRGKQ comes from the coding sequence ATGGCTCAGCAACAACGCTACTCCCGGTACGAGAAGGCACGCATCATCGGGGCGCGCGCCCTGCAGGTGTCGTACGGCGCGCCGGTACTCGTCGAGACCGACGAGACCGAGCCCATCCTCATCGCGGCCGAGGAGTACGACGCGGGCGTCCTTCCGTTCACGGTGCGACGAGGCAAGCAATGA
- a CDS encoding DUF7520 family protein: MTGTFEGRRLVVGLYALIVAITGVVGAVLGAFGPGDLTAVELFGVMELQPTPLGLAVYGAVTVGLVLGVLLGLVVVVSHVADAEQAGENS, translated from the coding sequence GTGACGGGGACGTTCGAGGGTCGACGGCTCGTGGTCGGACTCTACGCGCTCATCGTGGCCATCACCGGCGTCGTGGGCGCGGTACTCGGTGCGTTCGGTCCCGGCGACCTCACCGCGGTGGAACTGTTTGGCGTGATGGAACTCCAGCCCACGCCGCTGGGGCTGGCGGTGTACGGCGCGGTCACGGTCGGACTCGTTCTGGGCGTCCTGCTGGGGCTCGTGGTGGTCGTCTCGCACGTCGCCGACGCCGAGCAGGCCGGGGAGAACAGCTAA
- the rpsB gene encoding 30S ribosomal protein S2, whose amino-acid sequence MSENESEQVEEEGLEAAESETDLEPEGESGAEPSVDPDDDVAAQADEEETTAGDETESEDEGPSLDEDVMDNQEEADLLIPVEEYLGAGVHIGTQQKTQDMERFIHRVRTDGLYVLDVSKTDERIRTAADFLANYNPEQVLVTSSRQYGRFPAEKFAEAVGARARTGRFIPGTLTNPKYDGYIEPDVLVVTDPIGDAQAVKEAITVGIPVIAMCDSNNNTSNVDLVVPTNNKGRKALSVVYWLLANETLDRRGAEPTYGLDDFESGI is encoded by the coding sequence ATGAGCGAAAACGAGAGCGAACAGGTAGAAGAAGAAGGCCTCGAAGCTGCCGAATCGGAGACCGACCTCGAACCCGAGGGCGAATCCGGTGCGGAGCCGTCGGTCGACCCCGACGACGACGTGGCGGCACAGGCCGACGAGGAGGAAACGACCGCGGGCGACGAGACCGAGTCCGAAGACGAGGGGCCGTCCCTCGACGAGGACGTGATGGACAACCAGGAGGAGGCCGACCTCCTCATCCCCGTCGAGGAGTACCTCGGCGCTGGCGTCCACATCGGGACCCAGCAGAAGACCCAGGACATGGAGCGGTTCATCCACCGCGTCCGCACCGACGGGCTGTACGTCCTCGACGTCTCGAAGACCGACGAGCGCATCCGCACCGCCGCCGACTTCCTCGCGAACTACAATCCCGAGCAGGTGCTGGTCACCTCCTCGCGCCAGTACGGTCGGTTCCCGGCCGAGAAGTTCGCCGAGGCCGTGGGCGCGCGCGCCCGCACGGGCCGGTTCATCCCCGGCACGCTCACGAATCCGAAGTACGACGGCTACATCGAGCCGGACGTGCTCGTCGTCACCGACCCCATCGGCGACGCACAGGCCGTCAAGGAGGCCATCACGGTGGGCATCCCGGTCATCGCGATGTGCGACTCCAACAACAACACCAGCAACGTCGACCTCGTGGTCCCGACGAACAACAAGGGTCGCAAGGCGCTGTCGGTGGTCTACTGGCTGCTCGCCAACGAGACCCTCGACCGCCGCGGTGCCGAGCCGACCTACGGCCTCGACGACTTCGAGAGCGGTATCTGA
- a CDS encoding cobalamin B12-binding domain-containing protein, whose product MSADQEQQSIRCLVAKVGLDGHDRGAHVIARAFRDAGFEVIYSGLHNAPDEIVQAAVQEDVNVLGISILSGAHNTLVPKVIDGLKEYDAFEDTLILVGGVVPDDDKAELKEMGVAEVFGPGTPMEETIEFVRENAPQR is encoded by the coding sequence ATGAGCGCAGACCAGGAACAGCAGTCGATTCGATGCCTCGTCGCCAAGGTCGGACTCGACGGCCACGACCGCGGGGCCCACGTCATCGCCCGCGCGTTCCGGGACGCCGGGTTCGAGGTCATCTACTCGGGACTCCACAACGCGCCCGACGAGATCGTGCAGGCGGCGGTCCAGGAGGACGTGAACGTGCTGGGCATCTCCATCCTCTCGGGAGCCCACAACACCCTCGTGCCGAAGGTCATCGACGGCCTCAAGGAGTACGACGCGTTCGAGGACACCCTGATCCTCGTCGGCGGGGTCGTGCCTGACGACGACAAGGCCGAACTCAAGGAGATGGGCGTCGCCGAGGTGTTCGGCCCCGGCACGCCGATGGAGGAGACCATCGAGTTCGTCCGCGAGAACGCGCCCCAGCGATGA
- the meaB gene encoding methylmalonyl Co-A mutase-associated GTPase MeaB, whose protein sequence is MSADAEHAELVEELLAGKHRALARVITKIENRDPGYRELVSALHDHTGDAEVVGITGSPGAGKSTLVDKLANYYRERGETVGVIAVDPSSPFTGGAVLGDRIRMASNVGDMDVFFRSMSARGTLGGLSTATTDAVKALDAFGKDRILIETVGAGQNEIDIVKTADTVAVLVPPESGDNVQMLKAGILEIGDVFVVNKADLDGADRTVQELREMIHMQEDRTANLATGHHGAGAVGGGSGGADKSEASAAEGDEAESWSPRVVETVAKDGQGVAEFVETLADHRAYLEESGTLEAKARTRYAEEIRNLLREDVGDLLEDEIERRGGMAELVERVRARETDPYSVADEIIEPLEDCLEE, encoded by the coding sequence ATGAGCGCCGACGCAGAACACGCCGAGTTGGTCGAGGAGCTGCTCGCGGGCAAGCACCGCGCGCTCGCGCGAGTCATCACCAAGATAGAGAACCGCGACCCGGGCTACCGCGAACTCGTCTCGGCGCTCCACGACCACACCGGCGACGCCGAGGTCGTCGGCATCACCGGGAGTCCCGGCGCTGGCAAGTCGACGCTGGTCGACAAACTCGCGAACTACTACCGCGAGCGCGGCGAGACGGTCGGCGTCATCGCCGTGGACCCCTCCTCGCCGTTCACCGGCGGCGCGGTGCTGGGCGACCGCATCCGGATGGCGAGCAACGTCGGCGACATGGACGTGTTCTTCCGGTCGATGTCGGCCCGCGGCACTCTCGGGGGCCTGTCGACCGCGACCACCGACGCGGTCAAGGCCCTCGACGCGTTCGGCAAGGACAGGATACTCATCGAGACCGTCGGCGCGGGCCAGAACGAGATCGACATCGTGAAGACCGCCGACACGGTCGCGGTGCTGGTCCCGCCCGAGTCCGGCGACAACGTCCAGATGCTCAAGGCGGGCATCCTCGAGATCGGCGACGTGTTCGTGGTCAACAAGGCCGACCTCGACGGTGCCGACCGCACGGTACAGGAACTGCGTGAGATGATCCACATGCAGGAAGACCGCACCGCGAACCTCGCGACCGGCCACCACGGCGCGGGTGCCGTCGGCGGCGGTAGCGGTGGCGCGGACAAAAGCGAAGCGAGCGCCGCCGAGGGCGACGAAGCAGAAAGCTGGAGCCCCCGCGTGGTCGAGACCGTCGCCAAGGACGGGCAGGGCGTCGCGGAGTTCGTCGAGACCCTCGCCGACCACCGGGCGTATCTGGAGGAGTCGGGCACCCTCGAAGCCAAGGCCCGGACCCGGTACGCCGAGGAGATTCGGAACCTGCTCCGCGAAGACGTGGGCGACCTGCTTGAGGACGAGATCGAGCGCCGAGGCGGCATGGCGGAACTGGTCGAGCGCGTCCGGGCGCGCGAGACCGACCCCTATTCGGTGGCCGACGAGATCATCGAACCGCTGGAAGACTGTCTGGAGGAGTAG
- a CDS encoding universal stress protein, whose product MYHVVVALDEDADRARRQSRAVADLPQAAREVRATLLHVFTDGEGASATEVGAVRRASDVLNNAGVDVEVIERSGEPAATVLDVADRVDADCICVGGRRRSPAGKAIFGSVSQSVILQADRPVLVTGGFEE is encoded by the coding sequence ATGTACCACGTCGTGGTCGCTCTCGACGAGGACGCCGACCGTGCGCGGAGACAGTCCCGAGCCGTCGCCGACCTCCCGCAGGCTGCTCGGGAGGTCCGGGCGACGCTCCTGCACGTATTCACCGACGGAGAGGGAGCGTCGGCGACCGAGGTCGGGGCGGTCCGGCGGGCCAGCGACGTCCTGAACAACGCCGGTGTCGATGTCGAGGTGATAGAGCGCAGCGGCGAACCAGCCGCCACCGTACTGGACGTCGCCGACCGGGTCGATGCCGACTGCATCTGCGTCGGCGGGCGCAGGCGCTCGCCCGCCGGGAAGGCCATCTTCGGCAGCGTCTCTCAGTCGGTCATCCTTCAGGCCGACCGTCCCGTGCTGGTCACGGGCGGGTTCGAGGAGTAG
- the eno gene encoding phosphopyruvate hydratase: MTLVSEVRLRQILDSRGNRTVEADVVTESGGFGRAAAPSGASTGEYEAIELDPSEAIASARQHAVPRLEGQVYVGDQRDVDRTLRAADGTDDFSEIGANSAVAISMAAAKAAADVLGAPLYQHLGGAFRGEEFPTPLGNVVGGGEHAADATAIQEFLAAPVGAPSVQDAVFANAAVHQEVGDLLDDRNIPAGKGDEGAWAPSIDDAEAFEIVAEATETVSEEFGFEIRFGLDVAGSELYDADAEEYVYRDTTRDTGEQIEYVADLVDEYDLAYVEDPLDENDYAGFADLTERVGDRTLVCGDDLFVTNVERLRTGIERGAGNSILVKPNQIGTLSDAVDAVELAVENGYQPVISHRSGETEDTTIAHLAVATAAPYIKTGAVGGERTAKLNELVRIEQNVSQL; the protein is encoded by the coding sequence ATGACGCTGGTCAGCGAGGTTCGGCTCCGCCAGATACTCGACTCCCGAGGTAATCGGACGGTCGAGGCCGACGTGGTGACCGAGAGCGGCGGGTTCGGCCGCGCGGCCGCGCCCAGCGGCGCTTCGACCGGCGAGTACGAGGCCATCGAACTCGACCCGAGCGAAGCCATCGCCTCGGCTCGCCAGCACGCCGTCCCTCGCTTGGAAGGCCAGGTGTACGTCGGCGACCAGCGCGACGTCGACCGGACGCTACGGGCGGCCGACGGCACCGACGACTTCTCCGAAATCGGTGCGAACAGCGCGGTCGCCATCAGCATGGCCGCCGCGAAGGCCGCCGCCGATGTGCTGGGTGCGCCGCTGTATCAGCACCTCGGCGGCGCGTTCCGGGGCGAGGAGTTCCCGACGCCGCTCGGGAACGTCGTCGGCGGCGGCGAGCACGCCGCCGACGCGACCGCGATTCAGGAGTTCCTCGCCGCGCCCGTGGGCGCACCCAGCGTCCAAGACGCGGTGTTCGCCAACGCCGCCGTCCACCAGGAGGTCGGCGACCTGCTGGACGACCGGAACATCCCGGCCGGAAAGGGCGACGAGGGCGCGTGGGCTCCCTCCATCGACGACGCCGAAGCGTTCGAGATCGTGGCGGAGGCCACCGAAACCGTCTCCGAGGAGTTCGGCTTCGAAATCCGGTTCGGCCTCGACGTGGCCGGTTCGGAGCTCTACGACGCCGACGCCGAGGAGTACGTCTACCGGGACACGACCCGGGACACCGGCGAGCAGATCGAGTACGTCGCAGACCTCGTCGACGAGTACGACCTCGCGTACGTCGAGGACCCGCTCGACGAAAACGACTACGCCGGGTTCGCCGACCTGACCGAGAGGGTCGGCGACCGGACGCTCGTCTGCGGCGACGACCTGTTCGTCACCAACGTCGAGCGACTTCGGACGGGCATCGAGCGGGGTGCGGGCAACTCGATTCTGGTCAAGCCCAACCAGATAGGCACCCTCAGCGACGCCGTCGACGCCGTGGAACTCGCGGTCGAGAACGGCTATCAGCCGGTCATCTCCCACCGCAGCGGAGAGACCGAGGACACCACCATCGCACACCTCGCCGTGGCGACCGCCGCGCCGTACATCAAGACGGGCGCGGTCGGCGGCGAGCGAACCGCCAAGCTGAACGAACTCGTTCGAATCGAGCAGAACGTTTCACAACTATGA